Part of the Mya arenaria isolate MELC-2E11 chromosome 8, ASM2691426v1 genome, TAAAGAATTGATCTTAGAAATAACAGGTATAGATTGTTATTGTTTCTAAAGACATAAGATGGCGATGTTCTTGATAAATATACATTTGAGGAAGCTTTAATGAATGAAATCATCGTGGATTTATTAACGAAACCTATACAGTGTACAAACTATAATGAAACGTTTCATAGTTAAAATGGCGAGGTTCATAGTGATTCCTTTAATCTAAACGATGCTGTGAATTGACGTTCATTGCTCACAGGAATGACAAAGAAAGTAATAATGGAGCAAGATGAAATTGAGCGGAAACTCAGTGTGCCTAAAATACGTCATGAGGTTACAAATGACGCCAAAACAGATCTCGAGGAGCCAACAGTTGCAGATAAAAACCAACTTTTTCAACGACGAATGTTACTGCGAGACTCTCAACATGGAGATCATTGCCATTCAGGTTTAAACCCATCAGCTCACCATGAACGTTCATGCTCATTCCGTAACCGACCCCGACcacaattgttaaatattgacaCTGACCGACCAAGACGAAGCAGTTTACCATCACCTTCTGCGAACTTTCTCTCCGTATCTTTCGacaatattcataaacaaaacgAAACGTCTGACCAACAGCCATTACGAAGAGTGCGGTCATTTAAAACTACATCGAAGGGGGGCATTGTGAACAGAGGGGACTCTTTTAAACGAAGCTCTAAGAGTATAAACTCAACCGTGAGTGCAATGCATAGCGAGCATGGGGGAGCTAGATCACACAACAACAGCAGGCAACGAATTAACAGCACGCAATCCCGAGACAGTGGAACTGTGGACAGTACGGGATCTTCAGTGGATACAATTATTCATAAAGTTGCCATGGTTGGGGACAAAGGTGTTGGAAAAACATCTTTGACCAATCAGTTTATGACATCGGAGTTCGTTGCATTTGAAACAGAGAACGGTAAGAAAGAAGTAATTGATAGTTCTAACCtgattttaccatttttacgtACGTTTATATTAAGCATATGCAGATATATTTAGTTTGTTAAAATCTACAACTGAACAATAAGTTGTCTCCTATG contains:
- the LOC128243689 gene encoding GTP-binding protein REM 1-like, whose protein sequence is MTKKVIMEQDEIERKLSVPKIRHEVTNDAKTDLEEPTVADKNQLFQRRMLLRDSQHGDHCHSGLNPSAHHERSCSFRNRPRPQLLNIDTDRPRRSSLPSPSANFLSVSFDNIHKQNETSDQQPLRRVRSFKTTSKGGIVNRGDSFKRSSKSINSTVSAMHSEHGGARSHNNSRQRINSTQSRDSGTVDSTGSSVDTIIHKVAMVGDKGVGKTSLTNQFMTSEFVAFETENDDDETDRHVTVLLNSEESTLKIVDRALDSKEFPIRSVDAFAVVYSITDRASYQEAVDILYHVRHQLDIKDKPTILIANKIDLVRKRKVTREEGRSVAKQYNSKYCETSAALNHHVDELLVGLLSQIRLHKTPGLPIEPPSFDVRPSQNKFVKCSMPGPKRLLNFIFRKHPMQPSCHECENLFTS